Below is a genomic region from Microbacterium sp. KUDC0406.
GCGCCTTCGCGGCGAGCAGGTCCTGCGACGGGTGGATGGCCCAGTCCTCGAGCAGCGAGAGCCGCCCGACGAGCACGGCGCGCCCGTCGACGACGCCGGTGACGCCGCGGCCCTCCACGTTCTGGAACGACTCGACCTCACGCAGCCCCCTGGTCATTGAGCGAGGGAGCGAAGCAACCGAGACGAAACGCTCCACGCCGTCTGAGGACGTTTCGTCTCGCTCCGCTCGCTCAACGACCGGAGAGGTTTCGTCCCGCTCCGGTCGCTCAACGACCGGAGGCGCAGGCGCCGCGACGGCGGCCTTCGCGATCGCCTGGGCGATCGGGTGCTCGCTGGCGTCCTCGACCGCTCCGGCCAGGCGCAGCAGCTCGGCAGCATCCGTTCCCGAAGAGGGGATGACGGATGCCACCGACATGCGCCCCTCCGTCACGGTGCCGGTCTTGTCGAGCACGATGGTGTCGACACGGCGGGTGGACTCGAGCACCTCGGGTCCCTTGATCAGGATGCCGAGCTGCGCTCCGCGGCCAGTGCCGACCAGCAGCGCGGTCGGGGTCGCCAGACCCAGCGCGCAGGGGCAGGCGATGATCAGCACGGCGACCGCCGCGGTAAAGGCCATGCTCCAGTCGGCAGAGATCAGCGCCCAGGCGACGAGCGTCACCACGGCGACCGCGATCACGATCGGCACGAAGACGCCAGAGATGCGGTCGGCGAGTCGCTGGACCTCCGCCTTGCCGGACTGCGCCTCCTCGACCAGCCGCGCCATCTGCGCGAGCTGCGTGTCGGATCCGACCCGGGTGGCACGCACGACCAGCCGGCCGCCGGCGTTGACCGTGGCACCGGTCACGGCATCCCCCGGTTCGACTTCGACCGGCACCGACTCCCCGGTGATCGTGGATGCGTCGACGGCGGAGGTCCCTGACACCACCACCCCGTCCGCGGCGATCTTCTCGCCGGGGCGCACGACGAATTCGTCGCCGACGCGCAGCTCCTCGACGGGGATGCGCGCCTCTGTCCGGGCCCCTGGGGCCTGTCCTGAGCCTGTCGAAGGGCGCAGCACCGCGACATCCTTCGCGCCGAGTTCGAGCAGCGCCCGCAGCGCGGCCCCCGCCTGCCGCTTGGCGCGCTTCTCGAAGTAGCGTCCGGCGAGCACGAAGGTGGTCACCCCGGCGGCGACCTCGAGATAGATGTTGCCGGCGCCGTCGGTCGGCGTGACCGTCCAGGAGAACCCGTGCGTCATGCCGGGCATCCCGGCGGTGCCGAGGAACAGCGCGTACAGCGACCACAGGAACGCGGCGGACGTGCCGAGGCTGATCAGCGTGTCCATCGTGGCGGCGCCGTGCCGCAGGTTGACCCACGCGGCGCGGTGGAACGGCCAGGCGCCCCATACGATCACCGGTGCGGCGAGCACCAGCGACGCCCACTGCCAGTACGTGAACTGCAGCGCGGGGATCATCGCCAGCAGGATCACCGGCAGGCTCAGCACGGCCGAGCCGATCAGGCGCTGCCGCAGCGAGCGCAGCTCCGGCGCTTCAACGGGCTCAGCATCCGAACTCCGGGTCCCCGAGCCTGCCGAAGGGAGCGCCACGGGCAGCTGCGCCGTGTAGCCGGCGTTCTCGACCTCGGCGACGAGCACCGCCGGGTCGACATCGCCGTCGACGCTGACCTGCGCCTTCTCGGTCGCGTAGTTGACCGTGGCCGTGACGCCATCGAGCCTGTTGAGCTTCTTCTCGATGCGCATCGCACAGGACGCGCACGTCATCCCGCCGATGGCGAGTTCGATGCGATTGTCAGCTGCTGCGGTGCTCATGATTCGGATGCTCCGGTCTCGATGGATGCGGGTGTCAGGCGCTCAGGACCCACGATGAGTGAGACCGGAGCGGAGGATGGCTGCCCTCAGGCGGCGACGGCTGCGTAGCCGGCCTCGTCGACCGCGGCGATCACGTCGGCGGCGTCGACCGCGCCCGCAGAGGTGACGACGAGCCTGCCGGTCTGCGCGCTGACGGCGACGCCCTCGACGCCGGCGATCTGCTCGACCTCCTTGCGCACGGACATCTCGCAGTGTCCGCAGGTCATCCCGGTCACCTGGAACTCGGTCGTGGTCATGGTTCGCACCTTTCTCGTCCTGCCTTCAGAGTACCCCCTGGGGTACCGCCTCACCAGCATACGACAAAATACCCCCTGGGGTATTCCCAGAGGGGTATTCCGTATGTCGGCGCGCGGGTCAGGGAGTGTCGCCGACCGCGTGCGGACGCGGCACCGTCAGCATCGTCCCGGTCTGGGTGAACTCCTTCTGGATCTCCTCGTTGTGCTTGTACGTGAACAGGCTCACCACGACGGCGGCGACGAACGCGAGCACGAACGCGGGCAGCAGCTCGTACAGTCCGGTGTTCAGCGCCTTCCAGATGAACACCGTCGCCGCACCCACGAACATGCCGGCCAGCGCACCCCAGTTGGTGAGGCGTCGCCAGAACAGGCTCAGCAGGATGATCGGCCCGAACGCGGCCCCGAATCCGGCCCAGGCGAACGAGACCAGCCCGAGCACCGTGTCGTTCGGGGTGATCGCCAGCAGGATCGCGATGATCGCGACCACCAGCACGGCCATCCGCCCCATCAGCACGAGCCGCTTCTGCGCGGGCGGCGTCTTCTTGAACACCTTGTACAGGTCCTCGACCAGCGCCGACGAGCACACCACGAGCTGGCTGGACACCGTGCTCATGATCGCCGCGAGCACCGCCGCCAGCACCAGACCCGCCACGAACGGATGCAGCAGGGTGCGCGACATCACCAGCACCACGGTCTCGGGATCATCGAGCGTGATCCCCCTGCTGGCCATGTAGGCGACGCCGACGATGCCCGAGATCACCGCCCCCACCATCGACACGACCATCCACGAGATCCCGATGCGGCGCGCGCTCTTCGCCTCCTGCGGCGAGCGCAGCGCCATGAAGCGCACCACGATGTGCGGCTGGCCGAAGTAGCCGAGACCCCAGGCGAGCGCCGACACGATCGCCAGCACCGTGCCGCCGGTGACGGTCTCGGTGCCCATCAGCGACAGGAAGCCCGGATCGCGTTCGGAGTCGATGAGGGTCGCCGTCTCGTCGAGACCGCCGATCGCGATCACCGCAGCGACCGGCACGACGATCAGCGCGATCACCATCATCAGTCCCTGCACCACGTCGGTGAGGGATGCTCCGAGGAAGCCGCCGAACAGGGTGTACAGCAGCGTGATGCCGCCGACCAGCAGCATCCCCCAGAGGTAGTCGCCGTTGAACGACCCCTCGAAGAACTTGCCGGCCGCGACCATGCCCGACGAGATGTACAGCGTGAAGAACACCAGGATGACGACGCCGGAGAGCAGGCGAAGCATCCGGGTCCTGTCGCGCAGCCGGTTCTCGAAGAAGCTCGGCACCGTGATCGAGTTGCGCGACACCTCGGTGTACGCGCGCAGTCTCGGCGCGACCAGCAGCCAGTTGAGATAGGCGCCGATGGTCAGTCCGATCGCGATCCACGCCTCGATCAGGCCGTTGAGATAGATGACGCCGGGCAGACCCATCACGAGCCATCCGGACATGTCTGCGGCGCCGGCACTGATCGCCGCCACCCACGGGGGCAGGTTGCGCCCGCCGAGCATGTAGTCCTCGTGATCGTCGGTGCGCTTGTATGCGAACCAACCGATCAGGAGCATCCCGGCGAAGTACACGCCGAGCGCCACGTAGGTGAAGATCGAATCGGACATCGTCGTCCCTTCCGCGATGCGGCGCACCGCTTCGCCATCAAGACTGCCAAACGGTGCGGACGAGCGCGATAGCCGGCACGGCGCGGCGGCGCCTCGGCACGCTGCGGCGGCGCCTCGGCACGCCGCACCGTGCCGGCCCGACTCACTCCACGAGCTTGCCCTCGACCGCGTCGGATGCCGCTTCCTCGGCCAGCGCTCGGAACGACTCGGGTGCATCGGGCAGCGGCTCGAACTCGACGCCGCCGTCCGGCGTCCAGATCATGTTGCCGCGCAGCGCCGGGTCGGTCTGCGGGAAGTCGGCGCGGTTGTGGCATCCGCGTGTCTCGCGGCGTTCGATCGCGGACTCGAGGGTGGCACGTGCGGCGAGCAGCGACCCGAGCAGGTCGAAGGCGTGGGCGAGGTCGTCGAAGCCGGCGATGTCGGGATGCGCGGTGACGTTCTTCGCGCGCCGCTCCAGTTCGGCGAGCTTCTCCAGCCCCTCGCGCAGCGACTCCTCGGTGCGGATCACGCCGGCGTGCTCGGTCATCAGGTCGCGCACGGCCCGCTGCAGCCGCCGGGGCGTCTCGGTGCCCGTGCTGTGCAGGAAGCCCTCCAGCTCGGCGCGTGCCTCGGCGACGGCCTGCGGATCGCGATGCGCTTCGGTGCGACCGCGCACGTACTGGGCTGCGGTCTCGCCGGTGATCCTCCCGTAGACCATCAGCTCGATCAGCGAGTTGCCGCCCAGCCGATTGGCGCCGTGCAGGCCGCTGGAGGCCTCGCCGATCGCATACAGGCCCTCGACGCCGGTGCCGTGATCCTCGGCCCGCACCCACACGCCGCCCATCGAGTAGTGCGCCGTCGGCGCGATCTCCATCGGCTGCTCGGTGATGTCGAGCATCTGCAGGTCGATCATCGCCCGGTACAGCCTCGGCAGCTTCTCGAGGATCTGCTCGCGCGGCAGGTGCGAGACGTCCAGCCACACGCCGCCCTTCTCGGTGCCGCGCCCCTCGGCGATCTCGGTGTAGTTGGCCAGCGCCACCCGGTCGCGGGTGGACAGCTCCATGCGCTCGGGGTCGTAGCGCTGCATGAAGCGCTCGCCCTGCGCGTTGGTGAGGATGCCGCCCTCACCGCGCGCCGCCTCGGACACCAGCGTGCCCGCGGCGTCATCCGGCTCGAGCAGTCCGGAGGGGTGGAACTGCACGAGCTCGGCGTCGCGGATGCGCGCGCCGGCCAGCGCGGCGAGGCGGAACGAGTCGCCGGTGTTCTCGTCACGACGAGAGGAGGTGTAGCGCCAGATGCGGGTGTGCCCGCCGGCGGCGAGGATGACCGCGTCGGCGTGGATGACGATCGGCGTGCCGTCCACGATGTCGAAGCCGTAGGCGCCGAACACCGTGCCGTCGGCGGTGAGGATGCGGGTGATGTAGACCGTGTCGATGATCGGCACCGCGAGCTCGGCGGCCCTGCGCACGAGCGTGCGCTGGATCTCGAGGCCGGTGTAGTCGCCGGCGTAGGCGGTGCGGCGGTAGGTGTGCGCGCCGAAGAAGCGCTGGCTGATGCGGCCGTCGGCCTCGCGCGCGAAGGGCATCCCCCAGCGGTCGAGGTCCTCGATGCCGCGGGCCGCGTTCCGTGCGACGACCTCGACGACCTCGGGGTCGGCGAGGAAGTACGACTCGCGCAGCGTGTCGGCGGCATGCTGCTGCCAGGAGTCCTCGGGATCCATGGTGCCGAGGGCCGCGTTGATGCCGCCGGCCGCGAGGGTGGTGTGCGCGTCGTGCTTGCGGCGCTTGCCGACGGCGAGCACCTGGATGCCGCGCTCGGCGAGCTCGATCGAGGCGCGGAGGCCGGCACCGCCGGTGCCGATGACGAGGACGGATGTGGTGAGGTGACGTTCAGCGGGTTCGGGGGAGACCATGCCTTCCACGCTAGAAACCTCAGATCGATCCCGCCAATGCATAATCAGTCTGAATTCGATACATTTGACGCATGAGACTCGAGGAGCTGCGCTCGTTCGAGGCCGTCGCGAGACTGGGCCACTTCACTCGTGCCGCCGATGAGCTGTTTCTGACCCAGCCGTCCCTGTCACGGCAGATCCAGGCCCTGGAATCCGATCTCGGCACGATCCTGTTCCAGCGCGACCGCACGGGCGTCGCGATCACCACCGCCGGCGAGGCGCTGCTGCCGATCGCCCGACGGATGCTGGCGGATGCCGAGGCGGCGCGCCACGAGATGGACGAGCTGGCGGGACTGCGGCGCGGCCGCATCCGCCTCGGCGCACCGCCGACGCTGTGCGTCTCGGTGGTGGCCGAGGTGGTCGCGGTGTTCCGCCGCGCGCACCCGGGCATCGACCTGCACATCACCGAGGCGGGATCGCGCGCCCTCGTCGACGCACTCAGCGAGGGCGCCCTCGACCTCGCCCTCACGATCACGCGGCCGAGCGTGCGCGATGACCCGTCTGTCGAGCTGGTGCCTCTGTTCACGGAGGAGCTGGTCGTGGTCTCCGCCGCCGACACCGCGCTCGCTCCGCCCGAGGGCGTGCCGTCGCGCCTCACGATCACGGAACTCGCCCGGCTGCCGCAGGTGGCCTTCAACCGCAGTTACGATCTGCGAGTCGCCACCGACGTCGCCTTCGAGGCGGCCGGTCTCACCCCGGTGATCGCCGTGGAGGGCGCCGAGATGGATGCGGTGCTGCGGTTCGTGGCCCGCGGGATCGGCGTCGCCGTGGTCCCGGCGACCGTGCTGCTGGGCCGGCCCGAGCTGCGGGGCTCGCAGCTGCATGACCCGTCGCTCACCCGAACCGCGAATCTCTCCCGTCGCACGACGGTGCGCTCGAGCGTCGCCGTCGCGGCGATCGAGTCGACGATCTTCGACGTGGTGGCCGGGCTGGCGCACGAGAGCAGCGGCCTGGGCGGCCGGATCACGCCGGTGGGCTGATCTGGCGCCTAGACCCCGGCCCCGGCGCGCAGCCGTGCCGCCGCCTCGGTGCGCGAGGAGACGCCGAGCTTGCGCAGGATGGACGAGACATGCACGCTGACGGTCTTGATGCTGATGAACAGCTGATCCGCGATCTCACGGTTGCTGTGCCCCTCGCCGATCAGATCCAGCACCTGCCGCTCGCGCTCGGTCAGTTCGGCGCCGTCGCCGCGGGCGTGCGCGAGCGCGAGCCCGGATGCCGCCGTGAAGTCGGCCACCTCGCGCGCGAGACGCACATGTCCGATGCGCGCGGCGATGGCGGACGCCTCGGCGAGCGCCTCGATCGCCTCGGCGCGGTCACCGCGCTCCGCGACGATCGCCCGGGCGAGCTCCAGCCGCACCAGTACGGCCTGCAGCACCGGAGCATCCGTGTCGTCGGCGCGCGGGAGTGCCGCGCGCAGCGAATCGGGTGACGGGTCGAGCAGGGCGCGCAGCACCGGATCGCCCTGCGGATGCCGCAGCTCGCCGGGCAGCGCGTCGCAGGCCGCGATGAGGCGGGCGGCGAGCACGTCGGCGCGCGCCTCCTTTCCCTGCACGCGCAGCCCGACCACGGTCCACGGGCTCTCGCTGAGCACGCGGGCGAAGTGCGCGGGCAGCCTTCCGGGGTCGTCGAGCAGGCTGTCGAGCAGGTCGGCTGCGGCGTCGACCCGTCCAGCGTTCATCTCGATCGTGAGCGCCGACATGAACCTGCCGTACCAGACCTGGGTCTCGACCTCGGCGGCATCGTCGACACGTGTGCGCCACTCGTCGCGCAGCGAGGTGGCTTCATCGATGCGACCGCGCCAGGCGAGCGCCTTGATGCGGGACGCGGTCGTGTACACCCGGAAGATGCGGTGCGTTCGGATCGCGAGGTCGTTCGCCAGCAGTTCATCGACGCGATCGATCTGCCCGAGCTGCAGGAGCGGCTCGACCAGGTTCTGGGTGAGGATCGACCCGCTGGTGCGCTCGAGTCCGAGCGCTCGCGCGTGCGCGATGCCCTCCTCGGCGACGCGGATCGCCTCGTGATGACGCCCCAGCAGGCAGAGCGCGTCGGAGTAGTTGACCCGGTACTTCAGCTTGGCGTCGTTGTCGGTCGCGTGCTCCCAGGAGCGCCGGAACCATGCGTACGCGCCGGCGAGGTCGCCCCGTTCCATATGGCACACCGCGATGGTGTTCGCCGCGATGGAGACCACCGAATCCGCGCCGATGCTCTCGCCGATCCGGATCGCCTCGGCGCCGGCCCTCTCGGACTCGTCGAACCGCGCACTGATCATCAGGCGCCCGGCGAGCATCACGAGCACCAGCGCGCGAAGCCGCTGGTCGTCGAACCCGTCGTCCATCAGAGCGAGCGCCTTCTCGGAGTACTCGATCGCCCCCGTGCGCCCGGCGTTCTGCAGGAACATCGCCTTGTCGCGCAGCAGGCGCACCCACACACCGGTCTCGGCGTTCTCCTCGTCGGCCTCCCGCAGGGCGAGATCCACCACGGTCAGAGCACGTTCGCTGTCGCCCGCGTTCCGCATGATGGAACCGAGCTTGGCCAGCAGCTTGACCCGTGGCATGCCGACCAGGTCAGCAGCATCCGGCACCTGATCCCACAGCTCCAGCGCGAGCTCTCCGAACCGCGCTGCCGACGAGAACGCGTAGTCGGTGCGCGCCTGCGTCATGGCCTCCACTGCGGCGGTGAGTGCCCGGCGCGCGTCGTGCGCCTGATGCCAGTGGTACGCGAGCTGGGACGCCCGCGGGCACGCCTGCGGCGATCGCTGCTCGAGAGCCTCGGCATAGGCCCGGTGCAGCCGGCCGCGCTCGCCCGGCAGCAGATCGTCGTGCACGGCCTCGCGCAGCAGCGCGTGCCGGAAGGCATAGGCGTCGTCATCGCGCACCGCGAGGATCGATGCGACCATCGCCTCGCGCAGCGCCTCGTCGAGCCGCTCGTCGGGCAGTGCCGCGAGCGTGGACACCAGCTCGTGCGACACCGATCCGTCGGAGGCCGATGCCAGTCGCACCACCTTCTTCGCGTCGTCGCCGAGACCGTCGAACCGCGCCAGCAGCACGTCGCGCAGCGTGTCGGGGATCGGACCGTCGGCGTTGCAGGAGAGCTCTTCGACGAAGAACGGCACGCCCTCGGAGCGCTCCAGCATGCGTGCGAACGCGGCGTCGTCGACGCCCCCGCGCAGAGACTCGGCCAGCGAGCGCACCGCGACGGCGTCGAGACGCTCCAGACCGACGCGGTCGAGCAGCCGGGCGGACTCGGCGGAGACGAGGAACGACCGGACCGCGCCGCCCCGGCCGATCTCGTCGGTGCGGCAGGTCAGCACGAACATGACCCGCTCGCGCGCGAGCGCGCGCAGCAGGAAGGACAGGATCGACAGCGTCGCGGGGTCGGCCCAGTGCAGGTCCTCCACGACGACGACGAGCGGATGCCGCCGCGCGGCGGCCTCGAACACGTCGGCGAGCGCCTCGCCCAGACCCTCCGGCGCGATCGCGGAACGATCGATCGGCCCGTCGCCCAGTTCGGGAAGCAGCAGCCGCAGCGCCGCACGCCCGGGGCCGGCGGCCTCGGCGGACGGGTCGTCGAGCGCCTCCAGCGCCGCCCGGACGATCGCCGGGAGCGGGCCGTAGGGCACCGGGATGGAGCCGAAGTCGAGGCACCACCCGGTCAGCAGCGTGGCGCGCCCGTCGAGCCGCTGGGCGAATTCGGCCAGCAGCCGTGTCTTGCCGATGCCCGCCTCGCCCCCGACGAGGACGGATGCCGGCTCGCCGCCGCCCGCGCGGTCGAACGCCCGCTCGAGCAGCCCGAGCTCGGCATCGCGGCCCACCATCGTGGCGGACGGGGAGATGAGGGGCATGTCCCCATCGTGCCACCGGCCACGGACATCGGGCCCGCTCATGTCGCGGCTCACAGCGGAACCG
It encodes:
- a CDS encoding FAD-binding protein, whose product is MVSPEPAERHLTTSVLVIGTGGAGLRASIELAERGIQVLAVGKRRKHDAHTTLAAGGINAALGTMDPEDSWQQHAADTLRESYFLADPEVVEVVARNAARGIEDLDRWGMPFAREADGRISQRFFGAHTYRRTAYAGDYTGLEIQRTLVRRAAELAVPIIDTVYITRILTADGTVFGAYGFDIVDGTPIVIHADAVILAAGGHTRIWRYTSSRRDENTGDSFRLAALAGARIRDAELVQFHPSGLLEPDDAAGTLVSEAARGEGGILTNAQGERFMQRYDPERMELSTRDRVALANYTEIAEGRGTEKGGVWLDVSHLPREQILEKLPRLYRAMIDLQMLDITEQPMEIAPTAHYSMGGVWVRAEDHGTGVEGLYAIGEASSGLHGANRLGGNSLIELMVYGRITGETAAQYVRGRTEAHRDPQAVAEARAELEGFLHSTGTETPRRLQRAVRDLMTEHAGVIRTEESLREGLEKLAELERRAKNVTAHPDIAGFDDLAHAFDLLGSLLAARATLESAIERRETRGCHNRADFPQTDPALRGNMIWTPDGGVEFEPLPDAPESFRALAEEAASDAVEGKLVE
- a CDS encoding heavy metal translocating P-type ATPase codes for the protein MSTAAADNRIELAIGGMTCASCAMRIEKKLNRLDGVTATVNYATEKAQVSVDGDVDPAVLVAEVENAGYTAQLPVALPSAGSGTRSSDAEPVEAPELRSLRQRLIGSAVLSLPVILLAMIPALQFTYWQWASLVLAAPVIVWGAWPFHRAAWVNLRHGAATMDTLISLGTSAAFLWSLYALFLGTAGMPGMTHGFSWTVTPTDGAGNIYLEVAAGVTTFVLAGRYFEKRAKRQAGAALRALLELGAKDVAVLRPSTGSGQAPGARTEARIPVEELRVGDEFVVRPGEKIAADGVVVSGTSAVDASTITGESVPVEVEPGDAVTGATVNAGGRLVVRATRVGSDTQLAQMARLVEEAQSGKAEVQRLADRISGVFVPIVIAVAVVTLVAWALISADWSMAFTAAVAVLIIACPCALGLATPTALLVGTGRGAQLGILIKGPEVLESTRRVDTIVLDKTGTVTEGRMSVASVIPSSGTDAAELLRLAGAVEDASEHPIAQAIAKAAVAAPAPPVVERPERDETSPVVERAERDETSSDGVERFVSVASLPRSMTRGLREVESFQNVEGRGVTGVVDGRAVLVGRLSLLEDWAIHPSQDLLAAKAQAEASGQTAVLVAWDGEARGVIVVSDRVKQTSAEAVASFVKLGLTPILLTGDNEAAARHIATQVGIDEVVAEVLPAEKLSVVARLQGEEKIVAMVGDGVNDAPALAQADLGMAMGTGTDVAIEASDITLMRGDLRAAADAIRLSRRTLGTIKGNLFWAFAYNTAAIPLAALGLLNPMIAGAAMAFSSVFVVGNSLRLRRFR
- a CDS encoding LysR family transcriptional regulator, translated to MRLEELRSFEAVARLGHFTRAADELFLTQPSLSRQIQALESDLGTILFQRDRTGVAITTAGEALLPIARRMLADAEAARHEMDELAGLRRGRIRLGAPPTLCVSVVAEVVAVFRRAHPGIDLHITEAGSRALVDALSEGALDLALTITRPSVRDDPSVELVPLFTEELVVVSAADTALAPPEGVPSRLTITELARLPQVAFNRSYDLRVATDVAFEAAGLTPVIAVEGAEMDAVLRFVARGIGVAVVPATVLLGRPELRGSQLHDPSLTRTANLSRRTTVRSSVAVAAIESTIFDVVAGLAHESSGLGGRITPVG
- the putP gene encoding sodium/proline symporter PutP, translated to MSDSIFTYVALGVYFAGMLLIGWFAYKRTDDHEDYMLGGRNLPPWVAAISAGAADMSGWLVMGLPGVIYLNGLIEAWIAIGLTIGAYLNWLLVAPRLRAYTEVSRNSITVPSFFENRLRDRTRMLRLLSGVVILVFFTLYISSGMVAAGKFFEGSFNGDYLWGMLLVGGITLLYTLFGGFLGASLTDVVQGLMMVIALIVVPVAAVIAIGGLDETATLIDSERDPGFLSLMGTETVTGGTVLAIVSALAWGLGYFGQPHIVVRFMALRSPQEAKSARRIGISWMVVSMVGAVISGIVGVAYMASRGITLDDPETVVLVMSRTLLHPFVAGLVLAAVLAAIMSTVSSQLVVCSSALVEDLYKVFKKTPPAQKRLVLMGRMAVLVVAIIAILLAITPNDTVLGLVSFAWAGFGAAFGPIILLSLFWRRLTNWGALAGMFVGAATVFIWKALNTGLYELLPAFVLAFVAAVVVSLFTYKHNEEIQKEFTQTGTMLTVPRPHAVGDTP
- a CDS encoding heavy-metal-associated domain-containing protein, whose translation is MTTTEFQVTGMTCGHCEMSVRKEVEQIAGVEGVAVSAQTGRLVVTSAGAVDAADVIAAVDEAGYAAVAA
- a CDS encoding helix-turn-helix transcriptional regulator, giving the protein MPLISPSATMVGRDAELGLLERAFDRAGGGEPASVLVGGEAGIGKTRLLAEFAQRLDGRATLLTGWCLDFGSIPVPYGPLPAIVRAALEALDDPSAEAAGPGRAALRLLLPELGDGPIDRSAIAPEGLGEALADVFEAAARRHPLVVVVEDLHWADPATLSILSFLLRALARERVMFVLTCRTDEIGRGGAVRSFLVSAESARLLDRVGLERLDAVAVRSLAESLRGGVDDAAFARMLERSEGVPFFVEELSCNADGPIPDTLRDVLLARFDGLGDDAKKVVRLASASDGSVSHELVSTLAALPDERLDEALREAMVASILAVRDDDAYAFRHALLREAVHDDLLPGERGRLHRAYAEALEQRSPQACPRASQLAYHWHQAHDARRALTAAVEAMTQARTDYAFSSAARFGELALELWDQVPDAADLVGMPRVKLLAKLGSIMRNAGDSERALTVVDLALREADEENAETGVWVRLLRDKAMFLQNAGRTGAIEYSEKALALMDDGFDDQRLRALVLVMLAGRLMISARFDESERAGAEAIRIGESIGADSVVSIAANTIAVCHMERGDLAGAYAWFRRSWEHATDNDAKLKYRVNYSDALCLLGRHHEAIRVAEEGIAHARALGLERTSGSILTQNLVEPLLQLGQIDRVDELLANDLAIRTHRIFRVYTTASRIKALAWRGRIDEATSLRDEWRTRVDDAAEVETQVWYGRFMSALTIEMNAGRVDAAADLLDSLLDDPGRLPAHFARVLSESPWTVVGLRVQGKEARADVLAARLIAACDALPGELRHPQGDPVLRALLDPSPDSLRAALPRADDTDAPVLQAVLVRLELARAIVAERGDRAEAIEALAEASAIAARIGHVRLAREVADFTAASGLALAHARGDGAELTERERQVLDLIGEGHSNREIADQLFISIKTVSVHVSSILRKLGVSSRTEAAARLRAGAGV